A segment of the Synechococcus sp. CBW1002 genome:
GGGCGGCAGCCCGGGCCCATCCGTCCAGCTGGGAGCTGGCCCTGCGGCTGCAGCTGGGGGTGATTGCGCGCGCCGCCTGGGCCCTGGGCCGTGGCGTGCAGCCCCTGTTCAGCTTCAGCGAGGGCCGCACCTTCCGCACGGCGGTGCGGCTGCGGCGCCGGGCGGCCCCCGGGGAGGAATGCCGGCTGGGCCTGCTCGCCCTCTGCCACGGCTGCGGCGACCAGCAGGTGCAGAGCCTGCTGCAGCTGCGTCGCTGGGCGCCCTGCCTCTGCCGCCAGGCTCCGGCAGGGGACCCCACCCCCCTGGCGATCAGCGGCCCCCTCTGGATCGGCCCGCTGCAGAATCCCGACGTGCTCGGCGCCATGGCCCCTGGGGCGGCAGAGGCACCGATGCCGCCGGCGGAGATGACGGTGTCGCCACTGCCGGCTCTGGGGACTCTCCTGGAACCCGCCAGCCTGAAGCTGTTGCAGCGCCTGCAGGCCGATCCGGGCACGGTGGCGCGTTGCTGGCCCACCGCGGAGATCGGCCGCCGGCTGGGAGGAGGTCCGCCCCGGCTGGAGGCGATGATCCAGCATCTGCGCCAACGGGGCCACGGTGCCTGGGCCAGTGGAGTGATGGCGGCCCAGCTCCGCAGCGATGCCCCCTGGCCTGTGCTGCTGGAGGTGGCCCGTGCGGCTCAGGCCGGGACACTGCTAAATAGATTCGGCTTGCGTTCCAGCCCCGGTCATGGCCTCTGAAATCTTTGGCACCGCTGCCCTGTTCTGGGTGCTCATCCCTGTAGGGCTGGCCGGTGGGGTGTTGCTGCTGAAGCTGCTGAACGACTGACGCATCGGCTACCGATGCGCTCGTAGGCTCAGCCTGGTAGCGCATCCTCCATGCAGGTTCTGGTTGTTGGTGGAACGGGCACACTTGGCCGGCAGATCGCCAGGCGGGCCCTGGATGCCGGCCATCAGGTGCGCTGCATGGTGCGTTCCCCCCGCAAGGCCTCCTTCCTGCAGGAGTGGGGCTGTGAGCTCACCCGGGGGGATCTGATGGATCCTGAGAGTCTCGATTACGCCCTCGAAGGCCAGGAGGCGGTGATCGACGCCGCCACGGCCCGAGCCACCGATCCGGGCAGCGCTTACGACATCGACTGGACCGGCAAGCAGAACCTGTTCGCCGCCTGCAGCCGCGCCGGCGTCAAGCGGCTGGTGTTTCTGTCGTTGCTGGATGCGGCCCTGCACCGCAGCGTGCCGCTGATGGAGATCAAGGCCTGCACCGAGGCCTGGCTGGAGGCTTCCGAGTTCGACTACACGATCCTGCGGGGCGTGGCCTTCATGCAGGGTCTGATCAGTCAGTTCGCGATCCCGGTGCTCGAGAGCCAGACGGTGTGGGTGAGTGGGGTTCCCACGCCGATCGCCTACATGAACACGCAGGACCTGGCCGCCTTCGCCGTGGCCGCCCTGGAACGGCCTCAGACCGTGCGGAAGGCATTCCCGGTGGTGGGGCCGAGGGCCTGGAACACCGGTGAGATCACCCAACTGTGTGAGCGCTACAGCGGCCGTGAGGCACGGGTGTTCCGGGTGCCGCCGCTGCTGTTGAAGGGGATGCAGGCTGTGGCCAGTTTCTTTGAAGCCAGCCTCAACGTGGCCGAGCGGCTCGCCTTCGCCGAAGTGACCGGTGGCGGCCGTCCGTTGGATGCGCCGATGGAGGAGAGCTATGCCGCCTTCGGCCTCGATCCAGCTGCTACCACCAAACTGGAGGATTACCTGAAGGAGTACTACGACACCATCCTCAAACGCCTGCGCGACATGGAGGCCGATCTCGATAAGGATGCCAAGAAGAAGCTGCCGTTCTGAACAAGTCT
Coding sequences within it:
- a CDS encoding N2,N2-dimethylguanosine tRNA methyltransferase, whose amino-acid sequence is MSRSHACDPTAESPQRHGPQLHREGAVELDLGGGFFRPESRPSRDLGVLLAAWLARRGTGTLRVLDGMAGSGIRALRYGTEAGATSVWANDADPDRLPLLERNLAGLSARGVALRVTVRTVQALLAEALIGQERFDLVDLDAFGCPAALVPLALEAVAFDGVLYLASTDGRSPTGHDRPAAVRRLGAAARAHPSSWELALRLQLGVIARAAWALGRGVQPLFSFSEGRTFRTAVRLRRRAAPGEECRLGLLALCHGCGDQQVQSLLQLRRWAPCLCRQAPAGDPTPLAISGPLWIGPLQNPDVLGAMAPGAAEAPMPPAEMTVSPLPALGTLLEPASLKLLQRLQADPGTVARCWPTAEIGRRLGGGPPRLEAMIQHLRQRGHGAWASGVMAAQLRSDAPWPVLLEVARAAQAGTLLNRFGLRSSPGHGL
- the petM gene encoding cytochrome b6-f complex subunit PetM, with protein sequence MASEIFGTAALFWVLIPVGLAGGVLLLKLLND
- a CDS encoding NAD(P)H-binding protein, translating into MQVLVVGGTGTLGRQIARRALDAGHQVRCMVRSPRKASFLQEWGCELTRGDLMDPESLDYALEGQEAVIDAATARATDPGSAYDIDWTGKQNLFAACSRAGVKRLVFLSLLDAALHRSVPLMEIKACTEAWLEASEFDYTILRGVAFMQGLISQFAIPVLESQTVWVSGVPTPIAYMNTQDLAAFAVAALERPQTVRKAFPVVGPRAWNTGEITQLCERYSGREARVFRVPPLLLKGMQAVASFFEASLNVAERLAFAEVTGGGRPLDAPMEESYAAFGLDPAATTKLEDYLKEYYDTILKRLRDMEADLDKDAKKKLPF